AAAGAACACATTGGTGTTGGTTTTTGAAGATCAGTACTAATGTTTCCATTTTGAAAACCAACACCATCATATTCTTCGAAATCAAGCACTAAAGTGATTTCGCAGTGGTTTTTAAACAGTTGGTTCTTAGAAACAATAATGGGTTAAAGACAAACACTCAACATACCTTGCAACACCTTCTTGCGTCATTCTTCAACACAAGTAGAAAAAGGAGATGAGGGAGATGACCAATATAGTTTTGACGAAAATCTTAACTCACTTGCTACGAGCTGAGAGTTGAATAAGATGACCTGTATCTAGGATTGGAACTAAGGAAAGAGAGGATTGAATGAGCAGCGAAGAGTGTTTAGGACTTTCATTTTAGGAAAGAGAGGCGAGTGAAGGAAGAGAAAGAGCAAAAATAAGCTCACGCAAACAAAGAGAGGAATTAAAAAATTTACATTTTCCCCGTGTCAATGGCCACATCAATTGTCGCCCTTGGTCGCTCACGTAAGAATGTACATTGTACCAAAattgtatatatatacacaccTTGTCTTTCAATGCAATCGGAATAATATTTTGAACTAATTTAATTGAAATGTGGGCTTTTTGAGAAGGCATCAGATTAGGAACAACGAATATTATTGACCTAAAAACCTAAAATAAAAACCGGTACAACCATGCTCCGGCGACGACCATCAAGTTTCAAACATCATCGGCGATTGCGGAAGCCCTCTCCCACACATATGACTATCCCTCTCCTCGAGGAGCTCAAGTCCACCACTAACCACGCCATTGCCTTCAGAAATGTGAAGGAAGCAACCTGCTCACTTACCCCGTTTGCTTCACATTGTACAAATGTGAACGAAGCAACAGAAAATCCAGCTGCAGAGATGAGCCTTCACATTTTCCAAATGTAGGTTTGGATATTGGTGGTGAGATGAATTTGACTGTAGGAATCCAGGTGGCTCAGttgtcttcctctccttctctatGCACAGTCACAAATACCCAGAGactaaaacttctttttcttcctcctttcaccTTCTATTCACCACAGTATCATATATTGAAAACGTTGGTATGATACCAAAACACTATCATTCTAGTTAAAGACTAAAGCTTCAACACGATTCAAGATTTTGAATATTGATTCTGTTGGTGTTGGCAAAGATCATGTAGAATGCCTTCAACACTAGGAAACCAAATATTATAGTGCAGTTGATATTACTCAAGAGGATCAATGCTAATGAGGCACTATCTAAAAAGTGATTGCAAATATTTGACCCAAAAAGGGGTGCCTTCATCTCCGATAAACTTTGTTATCTTTGTAGAGAAAAAAACACATGAACATGGAGATTACATGCATGTTCACAACATGAAGGTTCACAATTCAAGCTAGAAAATCTAGTCATATATGGAATGAATGTTGATCAGTGAGTGTCTCGCCCACATGTTTGAGTAAAGAACCTGTGGATAAACAATATGGTTTGACTTAAGCACACTTTTCATACATGATCCATAATTTAAATACTAATGTCATCCTTTATCCATTACAACAACCTTGTTCTGAATATTATAAAAGTATAAACTCTTATTGTATACATAAATTCTAGAATTAATTCAAGCCTATTTAAGACTAAATTTTGATTACATATACATAAAGCAACAACAAATCCTATCAATGATTAGGATGTATTTGATTCTTGTGCTCCTCTTGATCATAACTGCACCTATAAATCCCCAAAAGCCAAACACAAATCCAGGAGCAAAGCCAATGAAATACCAAATTCTCTCATACTCATCATCTTCATGCATGTCCTCCTCTTTTGTTACTCCATTATCAATGGTTGGGATGTCGCCTGGGCACCTGATTTGGAGTGGCTCCCCACAAAGCTTAGGGTTATCGATGTAAGATAAGTTGGTGAAGGTTTGTAGTTGACTGCCCGTTGGTATTTTCCCAATAAGATTATTATAGGATAAATTTAAGATGCTCAGAGAATACAAAGATGAAATGCTCGTTGGAATTCTACCCGATAAGTTGTTTGTTGAAAGATCAAGGGATTCTAGTTGACCCATAAGACCAATCTTATCTGGTATGTTACCTGAGAAATGATTCATTGACAAGTTGAGGAAGCGAAGGCCATGGAGGTTTGTGATCTCTATAGGAATGTCACCTGAAAGATTATTGTTTGAGAGGTCAATGCCGGTGACAATTGAAAGCGAAGTGGTGAATAGAAGATCTAAATCCTTAACAGTTATCATAACACTCTCTTTGTAATAAAAGGAACCATCATATAATGGAGTAGATTCATTTTTGTTTTGGCTCGTCATCATGGAACTAAACATGCCAAAACTTGGAGGCAAAGAGCCAAAGAGATTATTGTGAGCCAGGTTTAGCACTTGGAGGGATGGGATCAGAGAGAGTTGTTGTGGAATTGCACCAGTAAAATTATTTGACCTTAGAGAAAGAACTCGCAATGTTGATAGTCTCCTTCCAAACCAGTTGGGTATAGTTCCGAACAATTTATTCCAACTCAAGTCAATAACTACAAGTTCAGTGCAGTGTTGTAAAGTTGAGGGAATTATACCAAATAAACTATTGTTATTCATGTGCAGTGATTGCAGTATGGCTAAAAGCCCAAATGTTTTGGGAATGCCACCGGATAATTTGTTGTTGGAAACATCAATAATCGTTGGGCTTGATGCATTACCCCAACAATCTGGGAGTGTTCCAGATAAATCATTATTGGCAAGGTTTACCATTTGCAAGTCTCTTATTGTACAAATGGAAGTCGGAATGCTGCCATTCAATTTGTTATTGGACAAAATCAAATAGGAAATGCTAAACTCACCAAGCATTCTTGGTATGAAGCCTTCAAAGTTGTTGAAACTCAAATCAAACGAACCTACATCCTTGAAGCATTCTAAAGAGTGTGGCAACATCCCTCTCATATGATTGTGAGAAACATTTAGCTGCATTTCTGATAAGCACATGCTCCAAAACCAATCAGGAAAAGCATCTGATATTCCATTATTTGATATGTCTAGCGTTTGTAAACTGGTTTGGTTCTGCAGCCATGTAGGAAATCTGGGTCCCAAGTTGCAAGAGCGCATTAAGATATATCTTGCTTGAAATGGTGGAAGCCAATCTTGGCTCACTTTGACTGACAAGTTGTTGTCAGATATATCCATGCTATATAAATTTGTGAGATTGGCAAAGTGGGCTTCTGTGATGTCTCCAACCAAGTGGTTTGACTCTAGGTCTAACCACTGTAATGCAGACAATTTCCCCAAGGATGCTGGAACTGAGCCACTCAATTGATTGAAACCAAAGCGTAGATAAATTAATCTTTGAAGCCTCTCAAAATGACTCGGAAAGGGTCCACTTAACCGATTGCTATGCAAGTCAACGGCAAGAAGTTTGTTAGTTCTGCATCTTGATAGTTCTTCAAAGAATTCAGCAAGTCCCCCTGTCATACTGTTATAAGAGAGCCAGATGTCACTCAAGTTGCATAGACTTCCTAAGGTACGAGGGATCGATCCACTTATGTTGTTATAACGGATATCGAGAAATTCTAGCTGAATGAGATTTCCAATTGAATCTGGTATCTTCCCACTAATCTGATTAGATAATAATTTCAAATTCTGCAATGCAGTTAGGTTGCCGATAGTCTCTGGTAAGCCTCCAACAATTTCATTACCAAAAAGGACCAGACTTGACAGTTTACTCAAGTTTCCTATGCTCTTCGGTATTACACCTTCGAGACAGTTATAATGGAGGAACAAGCCTTGTATGTTTTTGAGGTTTCCAATATCTTCTGGTATCACTCCACTGATGTTATTAGTGTTCAGGTACAGGAACTGCAGATTTCTGAGATGGACAAAAGATGCCGGGATTTTTCCAGAAATCCGATTATCAGATAGAGATAAATGACGTAGATGGGAGAGATTGCCAAGTTGGAGGGGAATTTCTCCTCCAAAATCACATTCGGAAAGGTCCAAGCGCTGCAATTGAGTTAAAGAACCAATCGAGCCAGGAATTGGACGACCACCAAAGCCGTTCCCACTTATATTTAAATACTGCAATTGCTTCAATTGAAACAATGAAGGATGCACCTCGTTTCTGATGAAAACATCATCAGATGTATAAATAATTAAAGAGAAGTCAAGTTCTATAACATGACCTATGATGTTGCATCCTACGCGTTCCCAACTGCAACAGTCATCGCCCTCCCATGGAGATAGCCCTCTGTCGACAACAGGGAAACCACTTCTCACACTCAGCAGAGCCTTCCTTTCCTCCTTTACGCAGAGTTGCAAAGATCCAGAGAAGAGAGAAATCCAGaagaggtaaagaagaaggttgaGTGTAGCAGCAGCAGCCATGAGATGAGAGAGATGTTGCACAAAGAGTTCAAAACCAGATCAACAAAAACTTTAGCAACATTTTATTTCACCATCTGAATTAATTTCTTGCTTGGCTATTTCTATTGACTTGGAATTAATAGACTTGGAAAATAAAACTCTAATGATCAATTTAATTCACGATAGTGATGTATATCATTCTAAGTCTTcttttttcaaaagaaagataATTGGTGAAGAAATTCCTACCAAAATAGATATATCCAATAGAGATAATTAATTATACAGAGAGGCTGTAAACTTTAGCAACATTTTCTCCCTCTCTCCCTTACataatttagataaaattaacaGGAAATTTATGATTTATGGAAGTCACCATAACCATTAACGTCTTGCCTGACTTTTTCTCCCTCTCTGCCTTATAtgatttagataaaattaataggAAAT
This genomic stretch from Zingiber officinale cultivar Zhangliang chromosome 7A, Zo_v1.1, whole genome shotgun sequence harbors:
- the LOC121999452 gene encoding receptor-like protein EIX2; its protein translation is MAAAATLNLLLYLFWISLFSGSLQLCVKEERKALLSVRSGFPVVDRGLSPWEGDDCCSWERVGCNIIGHVIELDFSLIIYTSDDVFIRNEVHPSLFQLKQLQYLNISGNGFGGRPIPGSIGSLTQLQRLDLSECDFGGEIPLQLGNLSHLRHLSLSDNRISGKIPASFVHLRNLQFLYLNTNNISGVIPEDIGNLKNIQGLFLHYNCLEGVIPKSIGNLSKLSSLVLFGNEIVGGLPETIGNLTALQNLKLLSNQISGKIPDSIGNLIQLEFLDIRYNNISGSIPRTLGSLCNLSDIWLSYNSMTGGLAEFFEELSRCRTNKLLAVDLHSNRLSGPFPSHFERLQRLIYLRFGFNQLSGSVPASLGKLSALQWLDLESNHLVGDITEAHFANLTNLYSMDISDNNLSVKVSQDWLPPFQARYILMRSCNLGPRFPTWLQNQTSLQTLDISNNGISDAFPDWFWSMCLSEMQLNVSHNHMRGMLPHSLECFKDVGSFDLSFNNFEGFIPRMLGEFSISYLILSNNKLNGSIPTSICTIRDLQMVNLANNDLSGTLPDCWGNASSPTIIDVSNNKLSGGIPKTFGLLAILQSLHMNNNSLFGIIPSTLQHCTELVVIDLSWNKLFGTIPNWFGRRLSTLRVLSLRSNNFTGAIPQQLSLIPSLQVLNLAHNNLFGSLPPSFGMFSSMMTSQNKNESTPLYDGSFYYKESVMITVKDLDLLFTTSLSIVTGIDLSNNNLSGDIPIEITNLHGLRFLNLSMNHFSGNIPDKIGLMGQLESLDLSTNNLSGRIPTSISSLYSLSILNLSYNNLIGKIPTGSQLQTFTNLSYIDNPKLCGEPLQIRCPGDIPTIDNGVTKEEDMHEDDEYERIWYFIGFAPGFVFGFWGFIGAVMIKRSTRIKYILIIDRICCCFMYM